The DNA window TCGGCGAGCACCGTTTCGTCGTCGAGCTGGTTCATCTTCTCCACCAGCTGCTCGATCGGCGTGTCGTCGGAGCTGACGCCGTGCCACGGGTCCCAGGTCAGCGCGGTCATCCCGGCCGCGGCGACGGACTCGGCGAAGTCGCGGACCTGCGTGCCGATCCCGGTGATCATCGGCAGCAGCAGCATCCCGCTCGTCGAACCGCCCTTCGGCCTGGCGAGGTACGCCCCGAGGCCCTGGACGGTGATGGTCGAAGTTTCGATCTCGATGGCCATGTCCGCACGGTAAACCCCCGCATGGGGCATGATCGACCGAACCCGTGCAGGAGGTGCTCATGGTGGAGCGGCGAAGGCGCACGCTCGGCGAACAGCTCGGCGGCGAGCCGCCGGAGGGCGTGCGCGCCCTGCCGGAACCCGATCAGCAGGCCCTCGCCGATCTCATCGGCGACGCCAGGCGTGCGCAGGGCGCGGCGCTCGCGAAGGCGGGCGAAGACGGCCTCAAGTACGTTCCCGCCTTGCTGCGAGGCGCGGTGCGGAAGGCGGTCGGCCTGTGAAGCCCGATCTCGACACGCGCGGGGAGATCCTGAAGCTCGCACGGGTGCTGGGCGTCCCACCGTCCCGTTTGGACTACCTGGCGCCGGTGCCCGTGCGCGATCTTCGCCTGCTGCGGGCGCGGGTGACCGATGTCCTGTTCGACGCCAACCTGCCCACGCTGCGGCGCATGGCCGCGGCCAGCAAGCTCATCCCGGCGCCCGTGGTCGCGAAGATCGCGGAGCGCACCTTCGGGCCGTTGCTGTGCGCGCGGATCGCGGGGCTCGTCGACCCGGCCCGCGGCGTGGACGTCGCCAAGCGGCTGTCCACGCGGTTCCTCGCCGACGTCGCGACCGAGCTCGATCCCCGGCGCGCCAGCGAAATCATCGCCGGGATCCCGACGCCGATCGTGGTTTCGGTGGCCGGTGAACTGGTCGGCAGGGCGGACTGGATCACCATCGGACGGTTCGTCGGGCATCTCCACGAGGGCGCGATTTCCGCCTGCCTGGAAGTGATCGACGACGCCGCGCTGCTGGAGGTGGCGTTCGTGCTGGACGACAAGGCGCGCATCGACCACGTCGTCCGGCTGCTCCCGTCGCCGCGGTTCAGCGGCGTGGTCGTCGCCGCGGCGGATTCGGGTTCGTGGGAGTCCGTTTTGGACCTGATCTCGCACGTTTCCCTCGGGCGGCGGGAAAAGTTCGTCGCCGCGTTACGGGAGCTGCCCGCGGACACGCGCGCGTCAGCCGAAGCCGCCGCCTCCGAGTTGGGCGTCGACCTCTCGTAGCACCTACATCGCGACGATCAGATAGATGCCGTATCCGACAATCGCCGCGCACACCGCGAAGCAGGAGACCGCGAGCGTCAGGCCGGAAGTGCCCGAACCGCCGCCTTCCCGCACCGCCGCCCGCTGCGACAGCCCGCGCACGCCGAACGCGAACAACGAGGTCAGCACCGCGACCACGGCGAGCGCGACCACGAACACCGTACCGAGCGCGCCCCATTCGATGTGCATGCCAGCCCCCTCAGACCGCGACCGGAGCCGGCGGCGCCGGCTCGTCGACTTCGTTGACCGAGTTCGCGGTGACCGGGTTGCGGCGCGAAACCAGGTAAATCCCCAGCGCGATCGCGACACCCGCCACGCCGACCAGCACTGTGCCGACGCTGCCGCTGGTCGAAACCCGCGCGGCGATCGCGCCGACGATCGCGGCCGCGGGCAGCGTCAGCGCCCACGCGATCACCATCTTGCCCGCGACGCCCCAGCGGACCTCGGCGAGCTTGCGGCCCATCCCCGAGCCGAGAATGCCGCCGGAGCACACGTGCGTTGTGGACAGTGCGAACCCGAGATGCGACGACGCGAGGATCACCGCGGCCGCGCTCGTCTCGGCAGCGAACCCTTGCGGCGTCTGGATTTCGGTGAGCTTCTTGCCCATCGTCTGGATGATGCGCCAGCCGCCGAGGTAGGTGCCGAGCGCGATCGCGGCACCCGCGGAGAGCACCACCCACAGCGGCGGGCCGGACCCGGCGGCGAGCGAACCGGACGAGATCAGCGCGAGGGTGATCACGCCCATCGTCTTCTGCGCGTCGTTCGTGCCGTGCGCGAGCGAAACCAGCGACGCGGACAGCGCCTGCCCGGTCTTGAACGTCTTCCCCACCACGTCCTGCCGCGCGGACTGGGTGATCCGGTACACGCCGAAAGTGGCGATCAGCGCGACGACGCCCGCCACCACCGGCGACGCGAGCGCCGGGATCAGCACCTTCTCGACCACCTTCGCGAAGTGCACCGCGTCGGCGCCCGAGGCGATCCAGGTGGCGCCGATCAGCCCGCCGAACAACGCGTGCGACGAGCTCGACGGCAGCCCGAGCAGCCAGGTCACCAGGTTCCAGATGATGGCGCCGACCAGTCCCGCGAAGATCACCACCGGGGTCACCTTCGTGTCGTCCACGATCCCGCCGGAGATCGTCTTGGCGACCTCGACCGACAGGAACGCGCCGGCCAGGTTCAGCACCGCGGAGAGGGCGACCGCCACTTTCGGCCGCAGCGCACCCGTCGCGATGGAGGTGGCCATCGCGTTCGCCGTGTCATGGAAGCCGTTGGTGAAGTCGAACGCGAGTGCCGCGACGACCACCACGACCACGATCAGGGACGGATCCACCGTGCACCTCCGATAAACGCGGGCCGCTTCAAACGCTACCCACGCCGTCGGCGCACCCGGTCCCCTTCGGGTGTCGGCTTCCTGAACAGTCCGTTAATGCGTTTCCGACATTTACGACAAACGCTCTCCCCTGCGCCACACCGCCCAGGTGAGCGGGACTCCCGGGCGGTAAGCGAGATGGGTCACCGAAGGCGCGTCGAGCACGTGCAGATCCGCCCGCGCGCCTTCGCGGAGCACGCCGACGTCGTCGCGCCGGAGCGCGCGAGCACCGCCAAGAGTCGCCGCGCGGACGGCCTCGTCCACCGACAGTCCCATTTGGAGCACCGCGGTCGCGACGCAGAACGCCATCGACGTGGTGTACGAGCTGCCCGGGTTCGCGTTGCTCGCGAGCGCGACGGTCGCGCCCGCGTCCAGCAGGCGCCGCGCGGGCGCGAGTGGTTGCCGCGTCGACAGGTCGCACGCGGGCAGCACGGTCGCCACGGTGTCCGACGCGGCGAGCGCTTCGACGTCCGAATCGGACAGGTACGTGCAGTGGTCGACGCTGGCCGAGCCGTGTTCGACCGCGAGCCGGACGCCGGGTCCTTCGCCGAGCTGGTTTCCGTGCACGCGCGTGCCGAGCCCGCGCGCGGTCGCCGCGGCCAGGATGCGCGCGGTCTGGACCTCGTCGAAGGCGCCCGTCTCGCAGAACACGTCCACCCAGCGGACCCGGTCGGCCACTGCGTCGAGCATCTCGCCGCGGACGAGGTCCACATAGGACTCCGCGTCGGCGCCGGGCGGCACCAGGTGCGCGCCGAGGAACGTCACCTCGTCGACGACCTCGGCCGCGATGCGCGCGGACCGGTCCTCGTCCGGCACGGTCAGCCCGTACCCGGTTTTCGTTTCCAGGCAAGTGGATCCCTGCGCGTAGGCCTCGTCGACGTGGCGCCGCAGGTTCGCCACGAGCTGGTCGTCGGTCGCCGCCCGCGTCGCTTCGACCGTGGTCGCGATCCCGCCCGCGCGATAGGGCGCACCCGCCATCCGCGCCTCGAACTCGGCGGTGCGATCCCCGGCGAACACCAGGTGCGTGTGGCTGTCGACCCAGCCGGGCAGCACCGCGCGGCCCTCGACGTCCACGCGCTCGTCGGCGTCCGGCGCCTTCGTCGCGGGCCCGGTCCAGACCACCCGCTCGCCGTCGAGCACGATCGCGGCGTCGTGGATCCGCCCGGTGTCCCCGGTGTTCGTGGTCAGCTCGCCGATTCCGGTGATCAGTACCGCCATAGCCCCTCGATCTCCTTCGTCAGCACGGTTTCCGGTCGTTCGATGCCCTGGTGGACGCCGTCGCGAACGATCTCGCGGCCCGCGACCACGACGTGGCGCACGTCCGATGCCGAAGCCGCGAGCAACGCGCCGTCCGGCTCGATCCCCGCGGTCCGCACCGAGCCGAGGCCGATCGTGACCAGGTCGGCGGCGCCACCCGCCTCGATCCTGCCCGCCTCCGGCCAGCCGATCGACGCGTGCGCGGCGGCCGCGGCGAGCAACTCCGCGGAAGTGAACCGGCCGCGCGTCTCGCTCGCCAGCCGATCGTTCATTTCGAGCGCGCGCGCTTCTTCGAAACCGTCGACGACGGCATTGCTGTCGCTGCCGAGCGAAAGCTTCACTCCGCTGTCCGCGAGCGTGCGCGCGGGCCCGATCCCGTCGCCGAGATCGCGTTCGGTCGTCGGGCAGAAACAAGCGGTGCAGCCCTCGTAACCGAGCAGGCTGATGTCGTGACCGGTCAGGTGCGTGGCATGCACTGCGGTCAGCCGAGGTGTCAGCAAACCTTTGTCGGACAACAACTCCGTCGGCGAAAGTCCGTACGCGGCGAGGCACTGCTCGTTCTCGGCGCGCTGTTCGGACAGGTGCACGTGGAGCGGACGGTCGTCGCTCACCTCGACGTCGGCGAGCTGATCCGCGGGCACCGCGCGCACCGAATGCACCGCGCCGCCGACGCGAACCAGCTCAGACTCCCCCAGTGCCGCCACGCGATCCGCCCAGCCGCGCGCGGTGCCGTCGGAGAACCGGCGCTGCACCTCGTCGAGGTCCTTCCCGACGCCGCCGGCGAGATAGCACGTGTCGAGCAGCGTGATCCGGATCCCCGCGTCCCCCGCCGCTCTGATCAGCGCGGCGCCCATCTCGTTCGGGTCCGCGTAGGGCGTGCCACCCGGCGCGTGGTGCAGGTAGTGGAACTCGCCGACGCTGGTGTACCCGGCGAGGACCATTTCCGCGTAGACACCGCGCGCGAGCCGGTAGTACGACTCGGGATCGAGGCGGGCGGCGAGCGAGTACATGCGCTCGCGCCAGGTCCAGAACGTGCCGCGTTCGTGGTGCGTGCGGCCGCGCAGCGCCCGGTGGAACGCGTGCGAGTGCGCGTTCGCGAAACCGGGCAGGGTCAGCCCGTCCAGCACGGTTCCGGCGCGCTCGGCACCCGCGGTCACCGAGGTGATTTCGGTACCGTCGACCTCGATCCGCACCGCTTCGGCGACCCCGCCGGGCAGCCAGGCGTGTTCACACCAATATGTCGTCATGTCGACAAGTGCTCCAGTGTGGACGCGAGCGTCACCGCGCCGTGGTCCACGTCGGCGGCCTCGGCGAACTCCTCCGGTGCGTGGCTGATCCCGGTCGGGTTCCGCACGTAGAGCATTCCCGTCGGCACGTGCGCGGCCAGGATCGCCGCGTCGTGCCCGGCGCCGGTCGGCAACGCGGGCACCCCGCCGAGCACGCCGTCCATCTCGTCGCGCAGCGCCGGATCGAACACCACGGTGTCCGAATAGGACTCCTCGGTCACCGTGACGTGGCAGCCTTCTTCCCGCGACGCTTCCGTTGCCGCCGCGGCGATCTCGTCGACGAGATCACGCGTGGCGCCGGGCACCCGCGCGTCCAGCCACAAGTCCACTGTGGACGCGATCACGTTCGTGCCGCCCGGCGTGGGCACCAGCCTGCCGACGGTCGCGCGCGCGTCGTCGAACTTCGCCGCCACCCGGCGCGCCGCCGCGACGACCGAGGCCGCGGGCAGCATCGGGTCGTGCCGGTCGCCGAGCACGGTCGCGCCCGCGTGGTTTCCCTGTCCGGAGAAGGAAAACCGCCAGCGCCCGTGCTCGATCACGGTGCTGCCGACCGCGACCGGCCCGCCGAGGTCGATGAGCCCGCGCCCCTGTTCGACGTGCAGTTCCACGAACTTCCCGATCCTGCCGAGCACCTCGGGATCCGGTCCGAACCGAGCCGGATCGTGACCGGCCTTCGCCGCGGCTTCGGCCAGCGTCACGCCGTCCGGGTCGCGCAGCCCGCGCGCGCGGTCGGGGTCGATCGAGCCGGTCAGCAGCCGCGAACCGAGGCACGGCACGCCGAACCGGCCGCCCTCCTCCTCGGCGAACACGACCACCGCGAAGGGGGTGGACGGCGTGAAACCCTTGCGGCGCAGGATGTCCACCGCGTCGAGCGCGCTGACCACGCCGAGCGGGCCATCGAAGGCGCCGCCGCCGGGAACCGAGTCGAGATGGCTGCCGGTGACCACCGCACCCGGGCCGGGAGTGCCCCACCAGGCCCAGATGTTGCCGTTGCGGTCCGTCTCGACGTCGAGCCCGCGCCTGGCCGCCTGCTCGACGAACCAGGTGCGCAGCTCGTCTTCGGCGGGGTCGAACGCGTGCCGCGAGTAGCCGCCACGGCTCGCGTCGCGGCCGACCCCGGCGATCTCGGCCAGGAGGTCCGAGGCGGTCATTCGCCCTCCCGCATGGGGATCCGCACGCCGCGCGCGTCCGCGACCTCGGCGGCGCGGTCGTATCCGGCGTCCACGTGGCGGATGACGCCCATCCCGGGGTCGTTCGTGAGCACGCGCTCGATCTTCTTGCCCGCCAGCTCGGTGCCGTCCGCGACGCACACCTGCCCGGCGTGGATGGACCGTCCCATGCCGACACCGCCACCGTGGTGAATGGACACCCAGCTCGCCCCGGACGCGGTGTTGACCAACGCGTTGAGCAGCGGCCAGTCCGCGATGGCGTCGGAGCCGTCGGCCATGCCCTCGGTCTCGCGGTACGGCGACGCGACGCTGCCCGAGTCGAGGTGATCGCGCCCGATGACCACCGGCGCCTTCAGCTCGCCGCTCGCGACCATCTCGTTGAACCGCAACCCCGCGAGGTGCCGCTCGCCGTAGCCGAGCCAGCAGATCCGCGACGGCAGCCCCTGGAACGCGACGCGCTCACCGGCCATCTTGATCCAGCGGGCGAGGGATTCCTTCTCCGGGAACAACTCCAGCATCGCGCGGTCGGTCGCGGCGATGTCCTCGGGGTCGCCGGACAGCGCGGCCCAGCGGAACGGGCCGTTGCCTTCGCAGAACAGCGGGCGGATGTAGGCGGGCACGAAACCAGGGAAGTCAAAGGCGTTCTCGCAGCCGCCGAGCTTCGCCTCGCCGCGCAACGAGTTGCCGTAGTCGAACACCTCCGCGCCGCGCGCCTTGAACCCGAGCATGGCGTCCACGTGCTCGGCCATCGATTCGCGCGAGCGGTCGGTGAACTCGTCGGGCTTCTTCGCCGCGTAGTCGTGCCAGTCGTCGACCTCGATGCCCTTCGGCAGGTACGCCAGCGGGTCGTGCGCCGAGGTTTGATCGGTGACGATGTCGACGTCCAGCTCGCGCCGCAGCAGCTCCGGCAGGATCTCCGCCGCGTTGCCGACCACGGCGACCGACAGCGCGCGCCGTTCCTTCTTCGCCGCGCTCACCCGGCGGATCGCGTCGTCGAGGTCGTCGGCGACCTCGTCGAGGTACCGGGTCTCCACCCGGCGGTGCGCGCGCTTCGCGTCGCATTCGATGACGAGCGCGACGCCGTCGTTCATGGTCACCGCCAGGGGCTGTGCGCCGCCCATGCCGCCGAGCCCCGCGGTCACGGTGAGCGTGCCGCGCAACGTACCGCCGAACCGCTTCGCGGCGACGGCGGCGAACGTCTCGTAGGTGCCCTGCAAAATCCCTTGCGTACCAATGTAAATCCACGATCCGGCGGTCATCTGGCCGTACATGGTCAGGCCGAGCTGTTCGAGCCTGCGGAACTCCGGCCAGGTGGCCCAGTCCCCGACCAGGTTCGAGTTCGCCAGCAGCACGCGCGGCGCCCACTCGTGCGTGCGGAACGCGCCGACCGGCTTACCGGACTGCACGAGCAAAGTCTCGTCGGCGTCCAAAGTGGTCAGACAGCGGGTGATCGCGTCGAAGCTCGCCCAGTCGCGGGCCGCCTTGCCGGTGCCGCCGTAGACGACCAGGTCCTCCGGGCGTTCGGCGACCTCGGGGTCGAGGTTGTTGTGGAACATCCGCAGCGCGGCCTCGGTCTGCCAGTTCTTCGCGGTGAGCGTGGTGCCCCGTGCGGCACGGACGGTGCGGGTCATGAGAGCTCCCAGTTGTTCTTGACGGCGTCGAGGACGGCGCCCGACGCGACGAGTTCTTCGGCGGCAGCGATTTCGGGTGCGAGGTGGCGGTCAGGGCCGGGGCCTTCGACCCGCGTGCGCAGCAGTTCGCGAACGGCGCCGGTGACCGGCGATGACTTGAGCGGCGCGCGGAAGTCGAGCGCCCGCGCGGCGGTGAGCAGTTCGACGGCGAGCACCGTGGTGAGCCCGTCGACGGCCTTGCGCAGCTTGCGCGCGGCGGACCAGCCCATCGAGACGTGGTCCTCCTGCATCGCGCTGCTCGGGATCGAGTCGACCGAAGCCGGTGCCGCGAGCCGCTTGAGATCGCTGACCACGGCGGCCTGCGTGTACTGCGCGATCATGTGCCCGGAGTCCACGCCGGGGTCACCGGCGAGGAACGCGGGCAGGCCGTGCGAACGGGCCACGTCGAGCATGCGGTCGGTGCGCCGCTCGGCGATGCTCGCGACGTCGGCGACCGGGATGGCGAGGAAGTCGAGCACGTAGGCGA is part of the Amycolatopsis sp. CA-230715 genome and encodes:
- a CDS encoding allantoate amidohydrolase yields the protein MTASDLLAEIAGVGRDASRGGYSRHAFDPAEDELRTWFVEQAARRGLDVETDRNGNIWAWWGTPGPGAVVTGSHLDSVPGGGAFDGPLGVVSALDAVDILRRKGFTPSTPFAVVVFAEEEGGRFGVPCLGSRLLTGSIDPDRARGLRDPDGVTLAEAAAKAGHDPARFGPDPEVLGRIGKFVELHVEQGRGLIDLGGPVAVGSTVIEHGRWRFSFSGQGNHAGATVLGDRHDPMLPAASVVAAARRVAAKFDDARATVGRLVPTPGGTNVIASTVDLWLDARVPGATRDLVDEIAAAATEASREEGCHVTVTEESYSDTVVFDPALRDEMDGVLGGVPALPTGAGHDAAILAAHVPTGMLYVRNPTGISHAPEEFAEAADVDHGAVTLASTLEHLST
- a CDS encoding formimidoylglutamate deiminase, which encodes MTTYWCEHAWLPGGVAEAVRIEVDGTEITSVTAGAERAGTVLDGLTLPGFANAHSHAFHRALRGRTHHERGTFWTWRERMYSLAARLDPESYYRLARGVYAEMVLAGYTSVGEFHYLHHAPGGTPYADPNEMGAALIRAAGDAGIRITLLDTCYLAGGVGKDLDEVQRRFSDGTARGWADRVAALGESELVRVGGAVHSVRAVPADQLADVEVSDDRPLHVHLSEQRAENEQCLAAYGLSPTELLSDKGLLTPRLTAVHATHLTGHDISLLGYEGCTACFCPTTERDLGDGIGPARTLADSGVKLSLGSDSNAVVDGFEEARALEMNDRLASETRGRFTSAELLAAAAAHASIGWPEAGRIEAGGAADLVTIGLGSVRTAGIEPDGALLAASASDVRHVVVAGREIVRDGVHQGIERPETVLTKEIEGLWRY
- the hutU gene encoding urocanate hydratase; amino-acid sequence: MTRTVRAARGTTLTAKNWQTEAALRMFHNNLDPEVAERPEDLVVYGGTGKAARDWASFDAITRCLTTLDADETLLVQSGKPVGAFRTHEWAPRVLLANSNLVGDWATWPEFRRLEQLGLTMYGQMTAGSWIYIGTQGILQGTYETFAAVAAKRFGGTLRGTLTVTAGLGGMGGAQPLAVTMNDGVALVIECDAKRAHRRVETRYLDEVADDLDDAIRRVSAAKKERRALSVAVVGNAAEILPELLRRELDVDIVTDQTSAHDPLAYLPKGIEVDDWHDYAAKKPDEFTDRSRESMAEHVDAMLGFKARGAEVFDYGNSLRGEAKLGGCENAFDFPGFVPAYIRPLFCEGNGPFRWAALSGDPEDIAATDRAMLELFPEKESLARWIKMAGERVAFQGLPSRICWLGYGERHLAGLRFNEMVASGELKAPVVIGRDHLDSGSVASPYRETEGMADGSDAIADWPLLNALVNTASGASWVSIHHGGGVGMGRSIHAGQVCVADGTELAGKKIERVLTNDPGMGVIRHVDAGYDRAAEVADARGVRIPMREGE
- the hutI gene encoding imidazolonepropionase, encoding MAVLITGIGELTTNTGDTGRIHDAAIVLDGERVVWTGPATKAPDADERVDVEGRAVLPGWVDSHTHLVFAGDRTAEFEARMAGAPYRAGGIATTVEATRAATDDQLVANLRRHVDEAYAQGSTCLETKTGYGLTVPDEDRSARIAAEVVDEVTFLGAHLVPPGADAESYVDLVRGEMLDAVADRVRWVDVFCETGAFDEVQTARILAAATARGLGTRVHGNQLGEGPGVRLAVEHGSASVDHCTYLSDSDVEALAASDTVATVLPACDLSTRQPLAPARRLLDAGATVALASNANPGSSYTTSMAFCVATAVLQMGLSVDEAVRAATLGGARALRRDDVGVLREGARADLHVLDAPSVTHLAYRPGVPLTWAVWRRGERLS
- a CDS encoding inorganic phosphate transporter; the protein is MDPSLIVVVVVVAALAFDFTNGFHDTANAMATSIATGALRPKVAVALSAVLNLAGAFLSVEVAKTISGGIVDDTKVTPVVIFAGLVGAIIWNLVTWLLGLPSSSSHALFGGLIGATWIASGADAVHFAKVVEKVLIPALASPVVAGVVALIATFGVYRITQSARQDVVGKTFKTGQALSASLVSLAHGTNDAQKTMGVITLALISSGSLAAGSGPPLWVVLSAGAAIALGTYLGGWRIIQTMGKKLTEIQTPQGFAAETSAAAVILASSHLGFALSTTHVCSGGILGSGMGRKLAEVRWGVAGKMVIAWALTLPAAAIVGAIAARVSTSGSVGTVLVGVAGVAIALGIYLVSRRNPVTANSVNEVDEPAPPAPVAV